TTGATAGGGAGCGAATATGGAGAAAGCCTATTCCTCATTTCCTTATTTTCCCCCTGTAAAGGGGGATGCAGGGGGTTTTGTTATTATCTTTCTATTCATCAAATATCCAATTATCTTCTCAACCGATTCTTCAACCGTAAGTTTATCACTTTCAATTATCAGTTCAGGATTTTCGGGTTCTTCGTAAGGTGAAGAAATTCCTGTGAAATCCGTAATTTCATTACTACGAGCTTTTTTATAAAGCCCTTTCACATCGCGTTTTTCACATTCTTTCAAAGAACACTTCACAAAAATTTCTATGAATTGATCTTTTTCCAGTTTCTGGCGGATGGCATTGCGATATGCTCGGAAGGGTGATATGAAGGCAGAAAGTGTAATCAAACCAGCATCTAGAAAAAGTTTGGCAACTTCTCCAATACGACGAATATTTTCTTTTCTATCTTCTTGAGAAAATCCCAGATTTCCATTAAGTCCATGACGTATATTATCGCCATCCAAAACATAACAGTGATTTCCCAATTGATAAAGTTTGTGTTCCAAAGCGTAAGCGATGGTCGAT
This is a stretch of genomic DNA from Candidatus Cloacimonadota bacterium. It encodes these proteins:
- the cysC gene encoding adenylyl-sulfate kinase — encoded protein: MKSSNTVWHQGQITQKDREKQLRQKAVLIWFTGLSGSGKSTIAYALEHKLYQLGNHCYVLDGDNIRHGLNGNLGFSQEDRKENIRRIGEVAKLFLDAGLITLSAFISPFRAYRNAIRQKLEKDQFIEIFVKCSLKECEKRDVKGLYKKARSNEITDFTGISSPYEEPENPELIIESDKLTVEESVEKIIGYLMNRKIITKPPASPFTGGK